The DNA window tatatatatatatatataccgatttcatcaggctccgaaaattcttcaaaaagaacacaaagaatggccttctcagctgccatagttgcaactcttgcgtcatcagaacagggtgcTCAACGCACCACCGTTTCCGTATAAAAAACGTTTTTCACCGTTTTGTCTGGACTGAACGCAGCCCAGTTCTCTGACGGTCTTACCGTGACAGGCAGTTTATGTGCAACCCCCGAAATAGCGTGGCGGCTAGATTGACGTGCTTTTCGACGTGGCCTGATCGCAGTGTGCTAGCACCGTGTTGGAGCAGCCATGAATGCAGCTTTTAAAGAACTGCGAAACCTGCCCGCCCCCGCCAAAATCAACCTGTTTTTGCACATCACAGGCCGCCGCGCCGATGGCTACCACTCGATTGAATCCGTCTTTCAGCTCATTGACTGGCAAGACACCGTCCACCTGAGCTTGCGCGAAGACGGACAGATCTCTCGCGAAGATCTAGCTTCTTGCGCAGGAGCAGAACTCCCCCCAGACGACCTCTGCATTCGAGCCGCCCGAGCCCTGCAACAAGCCACGGGCTGCACCTTAGGCGCACACATCCAACTTGAAAAGCGCATCCCTGCTCAAGCGGGCATGGGCGGCGGCTCATCCGATGCGGCGACATGTCTGTTGGGCCTTAATCGCCTATGGCATCTTAATCAGCCGCTCTCAACATTAGAGCAAATTGGCCTCTTTCTAGGCGCTGATGTACCCTTCTTTCTGCGCGGCAGGAACGCC is part of the Cyprinus carpio isolate SPL01 chromosome A8, ASM1834038v1, whole genome shotgun sequence genome and encodes:
- the LOC122145995 gene encoding 4-diphosphocytidyl-2-C-methyl-D-erythritol kinase-like, whose amino-acid sequence is MNAAFKELRNLPAPAKINLFLHITGRRADGYHSIESVFQLIDWQDTVHLSLREDGQISREDLASCAGAELPPDDLCIRAARALQQATGCTLGAHIQLEKRIPAQAGMGGGSSDAATCLLGLNRLWHLNQPLSTLEQIGLFLGADVPFFLRGRNAWVSGIGEQIEPLRDGILPTSQTLAIIKPKNGLSTAAIFGHEALKRDTPHATLAVFAENPYGFGRNDLQTVGELIEPQVCQALAVLEKQGLKPRMTGSGSAVFACCPADFQLDASSNPLGWQQKVCKTLAEHPLAGWAV